The following proteins come from a genomic window of Methanosarcina sp. MTP4:
- the tnpB gene encoding IS200/IS605 family element RNA-guided endonuclease TnpB — MLKAYKFRLYPTTEQKTMIAKHIGSCRFVFNWALELKIKSYQEEGKSFSRYDINKMIPELKKEHEWLKESNSQSLQAMTKNVENAFTKFFREKAGFPNFKSKKNPVQSFEIPQHYIVDFDKNIIKLPKIGKIKAVLHRNFEGKLKTATVSRTLTGKYFISILVDDEKDLPEKQTFTENTTVGVDVGIKDFAVLSNGEKIDNPKYLSKSLQRLKVVQKQVSKKVKGSNNRKKAIKRLAKIHEKVTNQRTDFQHKVSSRLIRENQAIAFETLKVENMVQNHCLAQAISDASWSSFITKMEYKAEWYGKTILRIGQFEPSTKLCNVCGYHNKDITLKIREWVCPKCKTEHDRDINAAINIKKFALQDQNLIVI, encoded by the coding sequence ATGTTAAAAGCCTATAAATTCAGGTTGTATCCTACAACTGAACAAAAAACGATGATAGCAAAACATATAGGTAGCTGTCGATTTGTTTTTAATTGGGCTTTAGAACTAAAAATTAAATCATACCAAGAAGAAGGAAAATCGTTTTCCAGATATGACATTAATAAGATGATTCCAGAACTGAAAAAAGAACATGAATGGTTAAAGGAATCAAATTCTCAGTCATTGCAAGCAATGACTAAAAATGTGGAAAATGCTTTTACTAAGTTCTTTAGAGAAAAAGCAGGTTTTCCAAACTTTAAATCAAAGAAGAATCCAGTTCAATCCTTCGAAATACCTCAACATTACATAGTTGATTTTGACAAAAATATAATAAAACTTCCTAAAATAGGGAAAATTAAAGCTGTCCTGCATAGGAATTTTGAAGGTAAATTAAAAACAGCAACAGTATCCAGAACTTTAACCGGAAAATATTTCATTAGTATATTGGTGGATGATGAAAAGGATTTGCCCGAAAAGCAAACATTCACAGAAAATACTACAGTAGGTGTTGATGTTGGAATAAAGGATTTTGCTGTTTTGTCAAATGGAGAAAAAATAGATAATCCGAAATATCTTTCAAAATCTTTACAGCGTCTTAAGGTAGTTCAAAAACAAGTAAGTAAGAAGGTTAAAGGCTCTAATAACCGGAAAAAAGCAATAAAAAGGCTTGCTAAAATCCATGAAAAGGTAACAAATCAAAGAACTGATTTTCAGCACAAAGTTTCATCAAGATTAATCCGCGAGAACCAAGCAATAGCGTTTGAAACTCTGAAAGTCGAGAACATGGTACAAAATCACTGTCTTGCACAGGCCATAAGTGATGCTTCATGGTCAAGCTTCATAACAAAAATGGAGTATAAAGCCGAATGGTACGGAAAAACCATTCTGAGAATAGGCCAGTTTGAGCCATCAACAAAATTGTGTAATGTTTGCGGCTATCATAACAAGGACATTACCCTAAAAATAAGGGAATGGGTATGTCCCAAATGCAAAACAGAACATGATAGGGACATAAACGCAGCTATAAACATTAAAAAGTTTGCTTTGCAAGATCAAAATTTGATAGTCATATAA
- a CDS encoding response regulator: protein MRVLLVDDDPSFLELSKTFLEMFHNIYSDTVDSAGEAINKLQKDAYDVIVSDYDMPAMDGITFLKSLREKSINVPFILFTGIGKEEVMHRAIENGANSYIQKGGDPKTQYSELSRQIERIAENRAASFFQR from the coding sequence ATGAGAGTACTGCTTGTAGATGACGACCCCTCATTCCTGGAATTATCAAAAACGTTCCTGGAAATGTTCCATAATATTTACTCCGATACGGTGGATTCTGCAGGAGAAGCAATCAATAAATTGCAAAAGGATGCCTATGACGTGATAGTCTCGGACTATGACATGCCTGCCATGGACGGCATCACCTTCCTGAAATCTCTCCGTGAGAAAAGTATCAACGTTCCCTTCATCCTGTTTACGGGCATAGGAAAAGAAGAAGTCATGCACAGGGCCATTGAAAACGGTGCAAATTCCTATATCCAGAAGGGAGGAGACCCCAAAACCCAGTATTCCGAACTATCCAGGCAAATAGAACGGATCGCAGAAAACAGGGCTGCAAGCTTCTTCCAAAGGTGA
- a CDS encoding response regulator — protein sequence MLRILLVDDDPASLELSKDYLEIFYEIEVDTACSAGEAIPKLRTGTFDAVVSDYRMPGMDGITFLKTIREKGIETPFILFTGAGKEDVLIRALESGASFFLQKGKEPKALYAELSEHIQEAVGRKTQLETGFFPITG from the coding sequence ATGTTAAGGATTTTACTCGTGGATGACGACCCAGCATCTCTGGAACTTTCAAAAGATTATCTCGAAATTTTTTACGAGATTGAAGTTGATACTGCATGTTCTGCAGGCGAAGCCATACCCAAACTCAGGACCGGAACCTTTGACGCCGTGGTCTCGGATTACCGGATGCCTGGCATGGATGGAATAACTTTTTTGAAGACTATCCGGGAAAAGGGTATTGAAACACCTTTCATCCTGTTTACCGGTGCAGGCAAAGAAGATGTACTGATAAGAGCCCTGGAGAGCGGAGCCAGCTTTTTCCTGCAGAAAGGAAAAGAACCGAAAGCCCTGTATGCCGAACTCTCTGAACATATCCAGGAAGCCGTGGGAAGGAAAACACAGCTTGAGACCGGATTCTTTCCCATAACAGGATAA
- a CDS encoding response regulator, which produces MAKVLLVDDDPFFLKLSEEFLKPYPDIKVETAGSPCEAIPKLQTGGYDAVVSDYEMPGMNGIIFLKKIREQSINVPFILFTGRNKEDVMFEAMENGASACLHKGGDLKAQYSALSRQIEEAAREKGGMN; this is translated from the coding sequence ATGGCTAAAGTTTTACTAGTAGACGATGATCCTTTCTTCCTCAAGCTATCAGAAGAATTTCTTAAACCATACCCGGACATTAAGGTTGAAACTGCAGGATCGCCATGTGAAGCAATTCCAAAACTGCAGACAGGTGGCTATGACGCAGTGGTTTCGGATTACGAGATGCCAGGGATGAACGGCATAATCTTCCTGAAGAAAATCAGGGAACAGAGTATCAATGTCCCGTTTATCCTGTTCACCGGAAGAAACAAAGAAGACGTCATGTTTGAAGCTATGGAAAACGGAGCCAGTGCATGTCTCCATAAAGGGGGAGACCTTAAGGCCCAGTATTCAGCCCTTTCCCGACAGATAGAAGAGGCTGCCAGGGAGAAAGGCGGGATGAATTAG